The following proteins are co-located in the Micromonospora viridifaciens genome:
- a CDS encoding helix-turn-helix domain-containing protein — MSRPQRDALVAASYDPRGVVYAGAVSPRTLAALARRGLVTLSQNGTAATLTETGRAIARRAGGAR; from the coding sequence ATGAGCCGCCCGCAACGTGACGCGCTGGTCGCCGCGTCCTACGACCCGCGCGGCGTCGTCTACGCCGGGGCGGTCTCGCCGCGCACGCTTGCGGCGCTCGCCCGGCGCGGCCTGGTGACTCTGTCGCAGAACGGCACCGCCGCGACCCTGACTGAGACCGGGCGCGCTATCGCCCGGCGGGCGGGCGGTGCCCGTTGA